ACGGTGCAGATGTCGGGTagcagggaggagggggggcagctagtggggggggtgggggaggcgaCTCAGCTGTGGGACTGTAGTATGGGGATAAGGGTGAGAGAGGTGGGATGGGCAGGGGGGGAGGCGGGTAGAAGAAAGGGGCCGGGGGCTGCTTGGCAGGCTGTTCAGCTGCGCATGAGCGCCTGCGCATCAGCACGCTCTTGGTGTAGCTGTTGAGTGTGCAGACGCCTGACGACATGCATAGAGAGAAGGCGACCCAGGCCACGCTGCGGACAGAGTGAGACAGACCGGAACAGGAGGgaaggagcagggagggagaaGCCAAGCAGAGAGAGAAAATTACTCCACCTTCCGCTGTCTTACAGTCGCAGAGGAACAACCGCAGCAGCTGGGATATCGCATGCACCTGCGGGAAGTCGTGTGTAGTGGCTTGCAGCTGCGGTGTTTACCACTTAGCGAATAATGCATTGGTGTACCGCcctctgttggccacaaacagtcactacaagAGGAGTGGCCCCAAAAAGAACAAACTCGGCCCCGGTGAAACGCGTGGTGCGGAGACTCACTAGAAAGCCCAGGAGTAGCCGTAACTGTGGGGCTTGAAATCCTCTGGCCCCATGGAAGCTGCGGCCTGGAAGACCTGCATGAACATCATGTGACCCACCATACCCAGCAGTCCTGTGAGAAAGCGGGAAGGATTGTAACACGGACAGACGACTGTGTGTGGTCAAATAACAGAGCATGACAGACTCTCAATATTTATCCTCAGGAATCCCAGTTCTCAGTCCTGTGGATCAAAACTGCGCATTTATCATTGTTTGGAATATGCAACGTGAGCAGGCGCAGTTTTCAGATGAACTTTTACAGATCCGCACATATCAAGACCCAAGAGTTCTTTGTTGTCAATACATCCACGTACAAGTACACAGTGCAATAAAATACCGTTTCCTTGGCCCCTTCTGGTGCTACagataaatacaaatacaattaaTAAACGTATGACACACTTATATGGTTATGAGGGCATCTTCATACTTTTGCATCATCAGGAAATCCATGAGGATCTCATCATAGGTGGGAAGTTcatgtccagaaagtaaaattccagaccaagattttgttccaaccagccagttgagtataaagagtcacagtcacagagtactcaactggttggttggaacaaaatcttggtctggaattttactttctggacctgaactacccacctctggaTCTCTCATTAGCACTATAGTGTGTGACACTCACCCACACAGTTAGGTATGGCAGgagtgagacccccccccccctgctacCTGCCAGCACGGTGAAGATGGCAGAGATGGCATTGAGAAGCAGGCCCCAGCGGGCGGCTGAGGGCAGCCGGGCACGGACACagagctgcaggcagagcagcagaGAGCTGGTGACCAACAGCCCCATGTACATCAGCTCCATGGTCACGGACAGCCAGAGCATGACTGCTGTCAGGgaatgccggggggggggggcaggcagtgaGAGGAAGCAGAAGATGGGATGAGGTGGGGAGATTCAGAAAATGGAGGAAGGAAAGAGATATGGACAAAGAAAGAGGAGGGTGGAGGGTGAGACACAAATGAGGAAAGGAGAAAACAACGATAACAGGCAGGATGAAAAGGGAAATGTAAGAGAGGAGGAAGACACAAAGAGGAGAAGAAAGAGTAtaaggaggaggaggtggagatCATGTTTTCTGGCTAAGCGTGAGGTGTCAGGCAGCATTGGGCCCCGACAGCCTACCTTTCTCAGACTGAGGCGTGATCTCCATAAAGCTACGGCACTTTTCCTCTGGAggagaaaacacacaggcagTGGAGGTGAGCGTGACGTCACCAGGCATTTCCGTCACCCAGGTAACAACCCCCGGTTCTAAAATTAAATTGGGAAAATTATTTGCAGAACAACGTGTTATTTCCTGCACACCACTGCACTTCGGGACGACACAATGGTGGGCAAATGACAGCCGATGCTTCTGGGACATCCTGGTGTGGGTTCCGAGGGTATAAAATGTGAAATAGAGGAAGGTTCTTTCCAGGAAAGCTCATTTGCCGAAAAAACACACAGTGCTTTCGATGAGGTCGGACTTGCTTAATAACTTTCTGACAAAAGATGGATTTCTATGAAAGCCAGTGAACCTCCCACCTCCTAACAATGCCCCTTTCTCAAAAGCTCCCAGAACAATGGAAATATGTCCGGTTAGCTGCATTCTTTGCTTAATGTCAATCCTTCTCCCTTTTCAATTACTGTCTCTAATTCAGTCCTGCTGTTGGGTCATAAATCCCCCTGGGTCAAAACATTATAATCCTATGTAGAACCGGGTTAGGCTCAACAGAAATCATTGTAGACTTCTCTGGCTTCCCTTAGGGGGCGACACTATCACCTCACCCAACTAATCCTCGTGAGCCTGTCCTTTTGCTGACCACTACTGTCCAAAATAATATTCTCCACAGTCATGTTGGCtcttgggagttttacttacacaaaactgttctgagggcagaacgaaaaatgattagTTCAGAGAGGTAAtcaatcagattatagaggaaatgggtccaagcaactagaggaggcaggacatatgattggttggtcccgcctcttTCAGTTGCTTGGATCCTCTCTGAACcaaacatttttcattctgccctcagaacatttttgtgtaagtaaaactcccatgagtgttGTGCTGGGTCTCTCTTCTGACAGTTTATGTGACAAATGACTGAAGAACTGGTTTCCCAAAACCATTGTCTTCCTACCTGTTTGACATAGTTCTTTTGTGGccacaatcaaattaaaatgatcTCGCCTCCAAATTTTAGAAGAGCAAAAGTTTTCCCCGCTAGGCAAACACACCCTCAGCCTTTAAGTTCTGATCTTTTAAGACGCTCTTATCTCCTAACTTGCCTCATCTATCATAATCTTATCTATCCCTGTCAGTCATCTCTTTGCCTTATCTTGACTTGCTATGCACACGTGCCATTATGGTGCGTGACGAGCACCCTTATCTGACACGTTTTAAATAGGCTACGGTTGCAGTGATGGCCAAGTGCTCAAAGATGCACCCTGGATCCTTCAGAATTTCTCCTTCCTGAATCCCAGAAGTCATTCACCACATCAAGCGTTTAGGTTCTGACTTGGCTTTGCCTCGTTGAACAGAAGGGACACTCTGTTCTATTTCCGCCCAGGTCTGCTCCTTAAGGAGCAAGCACTCCTGAGACTTATACACTCATCTGTACCTTGTGTGCACCAAGCACGTGGCCTCCACAGGAGCAGCTCTTCTCGCACCTCCTCCTTTCTTATTTGTCCCCTCAACTCCCCTGTGGGTCATCATGATGACACctccaaatgccccccccccaccgctcaCCCCATTGATCCAGGTAGATGTTCTCCTGGCAGTTGGTCCACAGGCCGGAATGGAAGGAAGGAAACACAAAGCGGTCGTCGCCCGTTTCCCAAGAGAACTGGGCGGAGCTTGAGTTGGACGACATGCCAGGCACGGGGATGCAGCCTCTGGTCTTCAGTGGTGAGCACAGCGGCTTGGGCATCTTCTGCTTGCCCACGCACCAGTAGGAGGAGAGCAGGGccacagcagagagcagcagggACACGCCCGTCTGGCAAAACGTGACGGCGGGGGAGCGCACTGCAGTGAGGAGGGTCATGGCCGTATCAGTGGAGATGGGTTACTGAGCTTGAGTAGAAGTATCAGGGTTTGGGGGGGCGGAGGGAGAGCAAATGAGTTCACCATCAGTGCAAATTATATGGATCATAGGGTTTGCTTTCTTGTATGTACCGTGTTTATAATCGTGATTATGCTGGTGAATATCACCACGGACAATAAGAAATGTTATAAGCAGAGGAATTAACAGAGGGTCGAGGGTCTTTCCCGTTTAGTCACAGCCGATCCTCAGCCTCAGAGAGCACATATGGTAAGATGGCAGGCATCACGTACGGCCTTAATGGACGGCTGAGCTGCGGCATTAACGGCAATGACTACAACCAGCAACATCTCATCATTCATGTATTTCAACTATAAGCAATAGCAGCATATCTAGTGGTTAACAAATCTCATCAAAaccattttttgtctttcacaGAACAATTCCTGAAACATCTTTACCCAATAATCCGTCTCCTTCCACTTCCTCTTGGCGTTGCAGTGCTGTGACGTCCAATAGATCGTTCTCTTGGCCAGAGGTACCAGACCGCTCAGGAACTCGATATGGTAGACGaagtgtgtctgtctctgttaAGAAAAACGACACCCACGTCCTGCAGCAACCACATTTGAGATGTACTCAGTCTGGGCTGTACTTTGAGTGGAGTCTGTTTTGTAGACTATATATTAACCCTCCTCTGTAAAATCCTCATTAATCCTTCGATATTTAATCCACGCTGAGCGACTCCATTCAATCTGTTGGCTCTGTTTTAATCCTCCAGCCTCCCTTCTGTCCAGGCTAATTTAATTGTCATTATGTGATCGTTTTATGGTTATTTCACTCAATTATTCCTTTCAAATTTATCATCAATAAAAACATGACTTGGtcattttcattacatttaaacatatttcaCGGTAACAcaacttgagggggcacaaataatgtagtagtacaatCATACTTAATGCAGTAGTAGACGCTTACTTAATGCTGTAGTACACTCATACTTAATGCAGTAGTAGACGCTTACTTAATGCATCAATTGATCAAAAACTACgtgttagttatgtactgatcccatgttcattcatcattaatcagttcatgtatttcatggagctactatatttgttgatttgtacttgagtagtaactcagttactaagttacttgtgcccccgcaagtaaagtgttacctattTGACTCTTCCAATTTGTTAAAATGTTCCAGCGAAGAAATGTATATACAAATGCTATTTTTTGTACAAATATACAGAGGAATGTAGATTAGGCCACATTTTTTGAAAGAAATCGCTCCAAACACCTGTTTATCCTGGTTGGGGTCAAAAAGGGCCTGGAGCTcatcccaagcagcacaggacacaaggtccatcgcagggcgcacacacacacacacacacacacagatacacagacacacacagacacaaacacacacacacacacacacacatacacacagacagacacacagagacacagacacacagagacacatacacacacacacagacacacatacacacagacagacacacacagacacacagagacacatacacacacacacacacacacacacatacatacagacacacatacacacacacacacacacacacacatacagacacacacacacatacacacacacacatagacacacacagacacacactcacacacagacacacacacacagagtaattatattttatataagtcAAAGGAGAACTACGGTGATAAACAGTAACACAGAGGCATTTTTGCTGACATCTAAACACCACGAGAGGGAgacaaaaataacattaaaaagcTGTAATTAGAAAACTGGAAGTCGAAAGGCAGACAGTGATTCAAAAAAACAGAGAGAAATCTGCAAAAATCTCAATCAGAATTTCCAAACCTTGTTATTTCAAAGATAAGACTGTAAAGATAAGATTAAAGGTTAGAAGCACAGTGCTTACAGTAATATTCAATGCAACATATTAAAATGCCCTTCATGGACTGTTCATATCCTGCTCCCACCAGTTATAGGTTGCAAGATCCCCCCCACTATCCATCACAGTGGTATGGTCCAAGGGAGAACCGCTGAAACACACGAAGCCTTACCTCACAGCTGTTGGGAATGCAGAGcaccacacacatgtaaaactGTACTGTTCTCAAAGCGTCACCATTTATAAAGCAGCGATGTCAGAAAGAAAAACAGTACAACAGCCACGACTCACCATTTTGAACAGAACACGGTCAACAGAATGAGACAAAAGGCTAACCAACAGCAGAACTACTAATGCAGAACATCAGCAGCGACAGCAGCCAATCTGACAAAGTAACCAAATAAGTAAAATCAGTGTCCAATTTGCAGAACACAGCAGAGTAAATATTTCGGCCATTTTCTTGTGACATTGGCACTAGCTGATAAGCTGGTTGAAATGTCTTTTTTCACTGCATAAAAATACCGTAGAGGTCTGCACTACAAAGAACCAGACAGAGTTCCTGTCTGCTATGATCCGTAACAGGCCCAGCCTCCACCAAAACTTTTTCTCTTCTGCACATTTGAAGGTCATCAGCACATATTCCAGCATGTAAAACTTACAGATACAAGTTAGATAGCCAGGACTTCAGTAGCAGCACGAGTACCTACATGATCTTTTAATAAAGACAATGGGAcacaaagaaatgtttaaagaaaaaaagaacattgtTTTCGTCTTATGTGTTTATCAGTCATATTGACAGGTTTGTAATGTAATACGTcaatattttccctttttttaacCAGAGTAGAAAAAATAGTATTAAATATAATACCATTTACTTTTTAACAATTTTATATGGATCCTTTCACACTCTGTCTCTTAGCATCTCCCTGTATTTTTGGATATTAAATACATTCAGAGCAGAAAAATAAAGACCTTGTTCTAGAACATCCATCTGCTGTTTACCGTTTCACAAAATCGTATCTCGTTCACTAAAGCCAAAGATGATATCAATACTGTTGCTGGCTTATTTCTGAGAACAAGACTTCCTTAGTCCTGCCTTGCTTGAAAAATAacactatttttattttattcataggTACACCATTTTGCACTGTGAAATCCCAAAGATGAGAAGCAATAATCTACTACCAATGATGGAAAAGGTAGACAGACAGATGTGCACACGCaagcacgcacacgcacacgcgcggAGATTGTGAGTGATGCGAAAGCAAAGGCCTTGATGTCTCTGTGGAAACTCCAAGCTTGTGTCCTCTTCAGAAGAGGTGGTACGGCAATACTGAAATGTCATTTCTATTTAAAAGGCATTTTTATGtgataaaaacaacaataaaaattaaatgcttTCATTTATATTCAACTACAAAATACTGATGAtaacataaaaatgaatatatGCATCACAATAATGCTGTATataggaataataataataatatgaataataGATGCAACACACGTTATGTAAAAATCCAAGCGTTAACCTCAGTCCTTTATGTGAAGCAGTTCATTTTGAATGGTCCACTTGCACTTAACTCTATCTAATAATACATTTTGGACtttgaaaaataacaaataacattaaaagGACAATAAAGAAAGTGATTCATTTCCAAAATATTTCACATTCAAAGTTTGCCAGAGAGGAACAAAGTCTTCCCTTTTTTTCATCCTTTCTTACATGTAATGTTTCAGTCAATTCATCCTCCGAGAAGGTCTGAACATTAATCCACTgagctttcatttttttcacttCGGTTTTTAACAAACAGGCATTGCTGTCCTCTGTGGTCTCTTTTCTTGATTGGTTAGTTCTTCTTGATTGTTCTCTTAAGTTTAACCACGGTGTTTTCGGTGTCATTAAAGGTCAGTGGCTTTTTTCTCAGG
This genomic window from Paramormyrops kingsleyae isolate MSU_618 chromosome 22, PKINGS_0.4, whole genome shotgun sequence contains:
- the LOC111853221 gene encoding germ cell-specific gene 1 protein-like; translation: MTLLTAVRSPAVTFCQTGVSLLLSAVALLSSYWCVGKQKMPKPLCSPLKTRGCIPVPGMSSNSSSAQFSWETGDDRFVFPSFHSGLWTNCQENIYLDQWEPGEKCRSFMEITPQSEKGLLGMVGHMMFMQVFQAAASMGPEDFKPHSYGYSWAFYVAWVAFSLCMSSGVCTLNSYTKSVLMRRRSCAAEQPAKQPPAPFFYPPPPLPIPPLSPLSPYYSPTAESPPPPPPLAAPPPPCYPTSAPYPSLSLSRSNLAYIPRCPDDSDSL